From a single Bacillota bacterium genomic region:
- a CDS encoding integrase core domain-containing protein — GSQFTSPSYISLLQAAGVRISMDGKGRATDNIFTERLWRSLKYEEVYIHEYTSPRQAREGIRRYLDFYNTGRPHQALGYETPAEAHFGRELEIHSIHSFRTQTKRGGDKCNLAGIKNVS, encoded by the coding sequence GGGGAGCCAATTCACCAGCCCCAGCTACATCTCCCTTCTGCAGGCTGCCGGCGTCAGGATCAGCATGGATGGCAAGGGGCGAGCCACCGACAACATCTTCACGGAGCGCCTGTGGCGCAGCCTCAAGTACGAAGAGGTCTATATCCACGAGTACACCAGCCCCCGGCAGGCTCGGGAAGGCATCCGTAGGTATCTGGACTTCTACAACACGGGCCGGCCCCACCAGGCCCTGGGCTATGAGACCCCGGCAGAAGCCCACTTCGGACGAGAACTGGAAATCCACAGCATACACTCATTCAGGACCCAGACCAAACGAGGGGGGGACAAATGTAACTTAGCAGGCATCAAAAACGTGTCTTGA